One genomic window of Conger conger chromosome 7, fConCon1.1, whole genome shotgun sequence includes the following:
- the psmd10 gene encoding 26S proteasome non-ATPase regulatory subunit 10 translates to MSLNDCAMEGSVSDLEVCNLAFTGQFDQLKKCILADKSLASKTDQVHRTALHWACSAGHSDIVEFLLDLGVEVNLKDDARWRPIHIAASAGRDDIVKALITKGAKLNSVNHNGCTPLHYAASKDRYEIALMLLENGADPNITDKLESTPLHRASAKGNYRLIQLLLSQSASTNIQDSEGNTALHLACDEERVEAAKLLVEHGASIYIENKEKKTPLQIAKAGLGSLLRRIVEG, encoded by the exons ATGAGTTTGAACGATTGCGCTATGGAAGGTAGTGTGTCGGACTTGGAAGTGTGCAATTTAGCATTTACTGGCCAATTTGACCAgctaaaaaaatgcattttagctGATAAATCATTGGCCTCCAAAACAGACCAG gttCACAGAACTGCTCTGCATTGGGCATGTTCGGCCGGTCACAGTGACATAGTAGAATTTCTGCTGGACCTTGGAGTTGAGGTTAACCTTAAAGATGAT GCACGCTGGAGGCCCATACACATTGCAGCTTCTGCTGGCAGAGATGATATAGTCAAAGCCTTGATTACCAAGGGGGCCAAACTTAATTCTGTCAACCACAACGGCTGTACTCCTCTGCACTATGCTGCTTCCAAAGACCGATATGAG ATAGCTCTAATGTTGTTGGAAAATGGAGCAGATCCCAACATTACAGATAAATTAGAGTCCACTCCTTTACACAGAGCTTCTGCAAAGGGTAACTACCGATTGATTCAACTTCTCCTGAGCCAGAGTGCTTCCACTAACATCCAGGATTCAGAAGGAAACACTGCCCT TCACCTGGCGTGTGATGAAGAGCGTGTGGAGGCAGCAAAGCTTCTAGTGGAGCATGGTGCCAGCATCTACATAGAGAACAAAGAGAAGAAGACACCCCTACAGATTGCTAAAGCGGGCCTTGGGTCTTTATTGAGGAGAATAGTAGAAGGCTGA
- the LOC133133855 gene encoding matrin-3-like — protein MESADKNDEQMNNEQPGPSQSSLPLETVDESQDASLSQDSGDKPSSTLNLYAALGLSPEDVVALAQIPESEISIETLPHLIMQLKAKQAQCGGPTVTSPPKEELPNDQEADSTDGLPQKSTSKNESPERLGHVRSRREPRHYKSSNEGSPPKFPMSYMTGDFHGVLPRIFPHTCSLCHCILYSPATWKDHLNGSRHEKSRREFLRTHPDWDPNDAPCRTLDSHSGGGKDFRSSSSRRRPYPTDGGPGERHFPPSDRHLHLKPKAGTKVVVTKFHRGVGLEDLLELAKPFGTVVKHLVFPCKGFLEFSSNKEAVNMVSHYATKPPYVKDNKLALYLSPMVASIHTPRLDKAEKRPKWSSHGAVCFSHLPPDKESEPELLEVAKMFGEVRCSKVYNNEVFIEMEDWNDAEIMVKYYHTNPLKIFGKNIRVSMSSSYKHLRLSPDSSRKGDSSRSSSSLPKSKGASRSSHVKSKEETSLQKELTEEKNDDVRDERALEEHEHMDVSLDSGAEDEQGMKVEDDQVNSEEDLGQGDAVDEQILKEPLVETSASANAKGSEGLDVEIDQNLEIITLEEKTPMNAEENTDEVSTSPVPAEEQNPEVKMEETKDITEEENDEDDMDFPDNMDDFVTLDELDDAGEKCDSEESSKGGKVVAVWPIRKGYGLEDALVKLAEPFGRVKDHAISFIKQEALLELESHEAADRMAKFYRGSKKAQLFGRHVSVSMCLTLQQLEGPSGRSIYIGMLPLQKYSDISLLRLAQPFGKISAYHLNWRHRKCYLQMESVEAAEKMLETYMQRPPKFYGSILRISLCRKGDSQIPWKVPVKYELWCAQQKMRKDRKDKLEAEAEAQAVDDQAAESPAVKKSTSEEGAQSTVSDSEGAVSGSDRTDGQNKEEEVEQRSDEVPVPLGPYKPNNPVGIDYIVQRTGFFCKLCKVFYTNEKTAKSLHCSSLAHYQKLKMTLAEDHPNE, from the exons ATGGAATCTGCAGATAAAAACGATGAGCAAATGAACAATGAGCAACCTGGGCCCTCCCAAAGCTCTCTGCCTTTAGAGACTGTTGATGAAAGCCAGGATGCTTCACTCTCCCAGGACTCTGGTGACAAACCGTCAAGTACACTGAATCTGTACGCTGCTCTTGGGCTGTCTCCTGAGGATGTGGTCGCTCTGGCACAGATCCCAGAAAGTGAGATAAGCATAGAAACCTTACCACACCTTATTATGCAGCTGAAGGCCAAGCAGGCTCAGTGTGGTGGGCCGACAGTGACCTCTCCACCAAAAGAGGAATTGCCCAATGACCAAGAGGCTGACAGCACTGATGGTCTACCCCAGAAATCAACAAGCAAAAATGAGAGCCCGGAGCGGTTGGGGCATGTACGGAGCAGGAGGGAGCCTCGTCATTACAAGTCTTCCAATGAGGGCAGTCCGCCAAAGTTTCCCATGTCTTATATGACGGGTGATTTTCACGGAGTTCTGCCAAGAATTTTTCCACACACATGTTCTCTGTGCCATTGCATATTGTACTCTCCTGCG ACATGGAAAGACCATCTCAATGGATCCCGCCATGAGAAAAGCAGACGCGAATTCTTGCGAAC ACATCCAGACTGGGACCCAAATGATGCTCCTTGTAGAAC gCTAGACTCCCATTCCGGTGGAGGGAAGGACTTCAGATCATCCTCATCGCGTAGGAGACCATACCCCACAGATGGTGGCCCAG GAGAGCGGCACTTCCCTCCATCTGACAGACACCTCCATCTTAAGCCCAAG GCTGGTACAAAAGTGGTCGTGACCAAGTTTCATCGAGGTGTTGGTCTGGAGGATTTGCTTGAGCTGGCCAAGCCATTTGGCACAGTGGTTAAACATCTGGTTTTCCCCTGCAAG GGTTTCCTGGAATTTAGCTCAAACAAAGAAGCAGTCAATATGGTGTCTCATTATGCTACTAAACCGCCTTATGTGAAGGATAACAAGTTGGCCCTGTACTTGTCTCCAATGGTTGCGAGTATCCAT ACACCAAGGTTGGATAAAGCCGAGAAGCGCCCAAAATGGTCCAGTCATGGAGCCGTGTGTTTCTCACACCTTCCCCCTGATAAAGAAAGTGAGCCGGAACTCCTTGAGGTTGCCAAGATGTTTGGGGAAGTGCGATGCTCTAAAGTTTATAACAATGAG GTCTTTATTGAAATGGAAGATTGGAATGATGCTGAAATCATGGTGAAGTACTATCATACCAATCCGCTCAAGATTTTTGGGAAGAACATCAGGGTCAGCATGTCATCCTCTTACAAGCATCTAAG atTAAGTCCTGACTCATCCAGAAAAGGAGATTCAAGCAGAAGTTCCAGCAGTTTGCCCAAGAGCAAGGGAGCCTCCAGAAGCTCACATGTCAAAAGCAAAGAAGAAACGTCCTTGCAGAAAGAATtgactgaggaaaaaaatgatgatGTGAGAGATGAGAGGGCCCTGGAGGAACATGAGCACATGGACGTGAGTTTAGACAGTGGTGCCGAAGATGAACAAGGCATGAAGGTAGAAGATGACCAGGTCAATTCGGAAGAGGATTTGGGGCAAGGTGATGCAGTAGATGAACAGATTCTCAAAGAGCCCTTAGTGGAGACTAGTGctagtgctaatgctaaagGCTCGGAGGGCTTGGATGTGGAAATTGATCAGAACTTGGAGATCATCACACttgaagaaaaaacaccaaTGAATGCAGAAGAAAACACAGATGAGGTCTCAACTTCTCCAGTTCCAGCCGAAGAACAAAATCCTGAGGTTAAAATGGAGGAAACAAAGGACATAACGGAAGAAGAAAATGATGAA GATGATATGGATTTCCCAGATAACATGGACGATTTTGTTACTTTGGATGAGCTTGATGATGCTGGAGAGAAATGTG ATTCAGAGGAGTCTTCCAAG ggaGGAAAAGTCGTTGCAGTGTGGCCCATCAGAAAGGGATACGGATTGGAAGATGCGCTTGTCAAACTTGCAGAACCTTTTGGGAGAGTCAAAGATCATGCAATATCTTTTATAAAACAAGAG GCATTGTTGGAGCTGGAAAGTCATGAAGCAGCAGATAGAATGGCTAAATTCTATCGAGGAAGCAAAAAAGCACAGCTCTTTGGAAGACATGTGTCTGTTAGTATGTGTCTCACGTTGCAACAGTTAGAG GGTCCAAGTGGAAGATCAATCTATATCGGCATGCTTCCACTGCAGAAGTACTCTGATATCTCCCTCTTGAGGCTTGCTCAACCTTTTGGAAAAATTAGTGCCTATCACTTAAACTGGCGTCATAGAAAG tgttatctccaaatggagagtGTGGAAGCAGCAGAGAAAATGCTTGAGACTTACATGCAGAGGCCTCCTAAGTTTTATGGCTCAATTTTACGGATTAGTTTGTGCAGGAAAGGAGATTCCCAGATACCTTG GAAAGTGCCTGTTAAGTATGAGCTGTGGTGTGCGCAGCAGAAGATGAGAAAAGACCGAAAGGACAAACTGGAGGCGGAGGCGGAGGCACAGGCAGTGGATGACCAGGCGGCAGAAAGCCCTGCTGTAAAGAAGAGCACCAGCGAGGAA GGTGCCCAGAGTACTGTCTCAGACAGTGAGGGAGCTGTCAGTGGCTCTGACAGAACAGATGGGCAGAACAAAGAGGAGGAAgtggaacaaagatctgatgaGGTCCCAGTCCCTCTGGGGCCATACAAACCCAACAATCCAGTAG GGATAGACTACATTGTCCAAAGAACTGGTTTCTTCTGCAAGCTCTGTAAGGTCTTCTACACCAATGAAAAAACAGCTAAATCTCTCCACTGCAGCAGCCTGGCGCATTATCAGAAACTAAAG ATGACGCTGGCAGAAGATCATCCAAATGAATGA